One genomic segment of Amycolatopsis sp. Hca4 includes these proteins:
- a CDS encoding LLM class F420-dependent oxidoreductase, translated as MKIGTGISYSGGFAESVADVVELEKAGLDVVFVPEAYSFDAVSQLGYLAAKTERVQLASGIFQIYTRTPTLTAMTAAGLDFVSDGRFILGLGASGPQVIEGFHGVKYDAPLGRTREIVEVCRQVWRRERVVHEGKHYTIPLPPEQGTGLGKPLKLINHPVRERIPVLLASIGPKNVALTAEIAEGWQPIFFHPERAADVWGASLAEGKAKRDAALGELDTFVTVALAIGDDVEPLLDHVRPVLALYIGGMGARGKNFYNDLACRYGYEAEAKLIQDLYLDGKKEEAAAAVPLELLRAISLVGPAGYVKERVAAFAEAGATTLVVNPLQPGREGRVAAVSQLRELIG; from the coding sequence ATGAAGATCGGGACCGGGATCAGCTACTCCGGAGGCTTCGCCGAAAGCGTGGCCGACGTCGTCGAACTGGAGAAGGCCGGCCTCGACGTCGTCTTCGTGCCGGAGGCGTACTCCTTCGACGCGGTCAGCCAGCTCGGCTACCTGGCCGCCAAGACCGAGCGCGTCCAGCTGGCGTCCGGCATCTTCCAGATCTACACCCGCACGCCGACGCTGACCGCGATGACCGCGGCCGGTCTCGACTTCGTCTCCGACGGGCGGTTCATCCTCGGGCTCGGGGCGTCCGGCCCGCAGGTCATCGAGGGCTTCCACGGCGTGAAGTACGACGCGCCGCTGGGCCGCACGCGCGAGATCGTCGAGGTCTGCCGCCAGGTGTGGCGCCGCGAGCGCGTCGTCCACGAGGGCAAGCACTACACGATCCCGCTGCCGCCGGAGCAGGGTACCGGCCTCGGCAAGCCGCTGAAGCTGATCAACCACCCGGTGCGGGAGCGGATCCCGGTGCTGCTGGCCTCGATCGGGCCGAAGAACGTCGCGCTGACCGCCGAGATCGCCGAAGGCTGGCAGCCGATCTTCTTCCACCCGGAGAGGGCGGCCGACGTCTGGGGCGCGTCCCTGGCCGAGGGCAAGGCCAAGCGCGACGCCGCGCTGGGGGAGCTGGACACGTTCGTCACGGTGGCACTGGCCATCGGCGACGACGTCGAGCCGCTGCTGGACCACGTGCGGCCGGTGCTGGCCCTCTACATCGGCGGGATGGGCGCGCGCGGCAAGAACTTCTACAACGACCTGGCCTGCCGCTACGGCTACGAGGCCGAGGCGAAGCTGATCCAGGACCTGTACCTGGACGGCAAGAAGGAGGAAGCGGCCGCGGCGGTCCCGCTCGAGCTGTTGCGGGCCATCTCCCTGGTCGGCCCGGCCGGCTACGTGAAGGAGCGCGTGGCGGCCTTCGCCGAGGCGGGCGCGACCACGCTGGTGGTCAACCCGCTGCAGCCCGGCCGTGAGGGCCGCGTGGCGGCGGTTTCGCAGCTGCGCGAGCTGATCGGCTGA